The genome window CTCGCCGGCGAGCCCGGCCACCAGCCCCTCGCCGCCGCGCAGGAAGTCGGAGAGCGAGCTTTGCATCTCGCGGGTCCAGCTGATGCGGCCGGTCTTGGTGTCGATGAAATCGGCGTTGACCATGAGCTTGTCGCCCTGGGTGCGGTAGTTGCCGGCGACCACGTAGTCGGCGTCGAGCTTTTCCTGGATCTCGACCAGAGCGACGGAGCGGGCATCGAGGGTGCGGCAGGAGAGGTGGGAGATGACGTCGAGCATGTGGCTGCGCGAGAGCGAGCGGGAGATCTCCTCGGAGATCATGTCGCCCAGTTGCACCGGCCCCTGGTAGCCGCGGGCGGTGGCGAAGGGCAGGATGGCGATGGAGGGATGCAGGTGCATCCCGCGGTTCATGATTTCCTGCGCCACGCGCCCCGGGCGGGTGCGGGCGACGGCGGAGAGGATGGTGCGGTTGCTCTTGCGCTGGGACTGGATCCATTCGGCAAAGCCGTCTTCGGCGATTTCGGTGCCTTCGAGAAAGTCGCCATCCTCAAGGGTGCCAGTGATGCGGATGCGTTCGAGGTGGAGGCGGACCTCGGAGTTGTTGACCTCGAAGAGCTCGGTGAAGTCTTCGCCGAAGAGGCCGCGCAGATCGGTCAGGGCGCGGCGCAGCGAGGCGCGGCCGTGCTCGTGGCCAGAGCGGCCCCAGAGCATGTCCTGCAACCAGGCGCGGGTGCGGGTGCCCTCGGGGGCGGTGGCGAGCATGGCCAGCATGGCGCGGATCTTGGTGGAGCGGACGCGAATTTCGTCGCCGTCCTCCCAGGACAGCGCGAAGACCCCGAAGAGGCGGATGCACACGACCCGCACCTCGACTGTCTCTGACTGCGCTTCGACCTGAGTCATTCGGACTCCCCCTTGGCAATGACGTAAGGTTAACCGAGTTCGGCCAGCTGAGAAGGGGGCTTCACGCTTTATTCACGCTAGCAGAAATCGGGCCGCGGGACGAGGGCCGGGCAATGGGCTCTGGCGCTTGCCGCGGGCTTGGGAGAGGGTGGGCGCATGGCAGAGGAAAGCGAAACGGAACATGCCGCGCGGGCGGCGATGCGGGCCGAGGCGGAGCTGATCTTTCGCGCCGGTGTGGCGGCGGCCGATCCGGGCGCGGCGGTGGCACGGGCGCTGGAGGCGGAGGGCTGGCAGGGCCGCTTCGTGATTGCGGTGGGCAAGGCGGCCCCGGCGATGATGCGCGCCGCGTTGGAGCGGGTGGGGCCGGTGGAAGCGGCGCTGGTCGTGACCAACCCGGAGAACGCGCAGGAGGTGGCGGGCGCGGAGGTGATGGTGGCCGCCCACCCGGTGCCCGATGCGGGCGGGCTCGCGGCAGGCGAGGCGGTGCTGGAGATGCTGGGCCGGGCGGGCGCGGGCGAGAGGGTGCTGGCGCTGATCTCGGGCGGCGGCTCGGCGCTGCTGCCCGCACCGGTGGCGGGCGTCAGCCTTGAGGACAAGGCGGCGGTGAATGCCGCGCTGCTGGCCTCGGGAGCGGATATTCACAAGATGAACCTGGTGCGCCAGCAGCTCTCGCGGCTGAAGGGCGGCGGCTTTCTGCGGGCGGCGGCCCCGGCCAGCGTGCGGGCGCTGATCCTGTCGGACGTGGTGGGCGACGACCTGTCGACCATCGCCTCCGGCCCGACCGCCCCGCCGATCGGCAGCCGCGAGGCGGCGGCGCAGATGTGCCGGAGCCTCGGGATTTGGGAGGGCTTGCCGGAGTCGGTGCGCGGGCATCTGGGCGCGCGCGCCGAGGCGCTGCCGCCTTTGCCCGAGGCCCGCAACGAGGTGATCGGCTCCAACGCGGTGAGCGTGGCGGCGATGGCGCGGGCCGCGCCGGGGGCGCGGGTGATGGCCGAGCCGCTGGAGGGCGATGTGGAGGAGGCCGCGCAGGTGGTGCTGGCGGCGGGCGAGGCTGGGCCGGGCATCACGCTGTTTGGCGGCGAGACCACGGTGCGGCTGGGGCCGGACCCCGGAGCGGGCGGGCGCAACCAGCAGCTGGCGCTGAAGCTCGCGGAGCTGGCCGACTGGCCGGGTCAGTGGGTGTTCTTGAGCGGCGGCACCGATGGCCGCGACGGGCCGACGGATGCGGCCGGGGGCATGGTGGACCATGGCACCCGCGCAAGGCTGGCGGCGGCGGAAAAGGTGCCGGCGGATTACCTCGCGCGCAACGATGCCTATCACGGGCTGAAGCTGACGGGCGATCTGCTCATCACCGGGGGGACCGGCACCAATGTGGCCGATCTTCAGGTGCTCATTCGCCGTGGGTGAGGCGGGGGCATCGCGCGTGGAGCGCGCATGCCCGCACAGGTCGGCGGCAGGGCGGGGGGCTTAGTCGCCCTCGTGCCCTTCGGAGCCGGTGTCGATCAGCCAGCCGCCGGGACCGGCGATGCTGTCGGGCAGGACATGCGACAGGGTGTAGAGAATCTCGCGCAGAAGCACGCAGACGAGGAAGGCGGAGATCACCTGTCCGATGGTGATCGAGGTCAGAATATCCATTACGGGCTCCCCTGATTGCCGTAGGGAGACGCTGGGCGGGAAATGAGGCGAAAAGGCGACATGCACGCGACCTGCGGAGGGCATTTTCGCGCTATGGGTGCATAACCGTGGCTTGTGACGTGGCGTCACTTGCGGGGCGTGGGATTTGCGGTGGGAGCGTGGCGGGGTTCACCCACCCGGCGGGACGGGTCCGGCGGGGTGGGTGAGGGGGCCCCGGCCTGCGGAGGGCAGGCAGGGGCCGGGTTGGATCAGGCGAGCTGGTAGTCGAAGGCCTCGTCTTTCACGTCGACCTTGATCTCCTTCAGCTCGTCGCCGCCCACGGCCTTTTCGAGAATGGCGCGGGAGAGGTCGGGCAGGATGGTCTGGGTGATGATGTTGTCGATCATCCGGCCACCAGAGTCCGGGTCGTTGCACTGGCTCACGATGTGCTCGATGACGGCATCGGAGTAGGTCATCGTGGCGTTGTGGTTGCCCTTCACCCGCTTCACGATCGAGCCGATCTTCAGCTTGGTGATCATCGCCAGCACATCCTTGGAGAGCGGATAGTAGGGGATGGTCACGATCCGGCCCAGGAGCGCGGGGGGGAAGACCTCGAGCAGCGAGGGCTTGAGGGCCTCGGCCAGCGCCTCGGCATCGGGGCGGGCCTCTCCTTGCGCGCACATGTCCATGATGACATCGGTGCCGGCGTTGGAGGTGAGCAGGATCAGACAGTTCTTGAAGTCGATCGAGCGGCCCGAGCCGTCTTCCATGTGGCCCTTGTCGAAGACCTGGAAGAAGAGTTCGTGGACGTCGGGGTGGGCCTTTTCGACCTCATCGAGAAGCACCACGGAGTAGGGCTTGCGGCGCACGGCCTCGGTGAGCCGCCCGCCTTCGCCGTAGCCGACGTAGCCCGGAGGCGCGCCCTTGAGCAGGGCGACGGTGTGGGCCTCCTGATACTCGGACATGGCGATGGTGATGACGTTCTGTTCGCCGCCATAGATCGCCTCGGCCAGCGCCAGCGCCGTCTCGGTCTTGCCCACGCCGGAGGGGCCGGCGAGCATGAAGACACCGATGGGTTTGCCCGGGTTGTCGAGCTTGGCGGTGGAGGTTTCGATCCGCTTGGCGATCATCTCCAGCCCGTGATCCTGGCCGCAGACGCGCTCCTTGAGGCGGTCGGCGAGGGTGAGGATGGCTTGCAGCTCGTCGGCGACCATGCGGCCCACGGGGATGCCCGTCCAGTCGCCCACCACCGAAGCCACGGCCTGATAGTCGACGTGGGAGTAGATCATCCGGTCGTCGGCATCGCGGGCGTCGAGCTCGGCCACCTTGGCGGCCAGCGCCTCGCGCAGCTTGGCGGCGTCGTCGCCGGTGGCGGGGGCGGCGTGCTCTTCGGGCACTTCGACGGGGGCGGGCGCCTCGGCGGCCTCGCCTCCGGCTTCGGCGGCCTCATCGGCGGCGTCCTGCGCCTGATGCGCCTCTTCGGGGGTGGGGGGCACCTCGCCGGGCTTGTCGACGGCGAGCTTGCCATCGCCCACGCCGGTGAGCTGGGCGCGCAGTTCGAGCACCTCCTGCACGATGGCCTTCTCGTCCTCGTACATCTTTTCGGCGGCGGCGAGATCGGCCTTGGCCTTCTCGATCTCCTCCTGCACCTCGGCGATGCGCTCGTCGGCGGTTTCGCCCAGTTCGGACTGGCGCTCCTTGCCCAGAAGCTCGGCCTCGAACTTGGAGATCGTCGCCTTCAGGTCGGCCACCTTGGCGGGGGTGGTGCTTTGCGAGATCGCCACGCGGGCGGAGGCGGTGTCGAGCAGGCTCACGGCCTTGTCGGGCAGTTGCCGGGCCGGGATGTAGCGCGAGGAGAGCTGGACGGCGGCGACGATGGCCTCGTCGGAGATGCGCACTTTGTGGTGGTTCTCCATCGGGGTCATGATGCCGCGCAGCATGTAGCAGGCGCGCTCGATATCGGGCTCATCGACGGTGATCGGCTGGAAGCGGCGGGTGAGGGCCGGGTCTTTCTCGAAATACTTCTGGTATTCCATCCAGGTGGTCGCGCCGATGGTGCGGAGCGTGCCGCGCGCGAGCGCGGGCTTCATCAGGTTGGCGGCATCGCCGGTGCCTGCGGCCCCGCCTGCACCGATGAGGGTGTGGGTTTCGTCGATGAAGAGGATGATCGGGGTGGCCGAGCCTTGCACCTCGTCGATGAGCTGGCGCAGGCGCTGCTCGAACTCGCCCTTCATCGAGGCGCCGGCCTGCATCAGGCCCATGTCGAGGGACATCAGGCGGTTGCCCTGAAGCTGGGGCGGCACGTCGCCGCTCGCAAGGCGCTGGGCAAAGCCCTCGACCACGGCGGTTTTGCCCACCCCGGCCTCGCCGGTGAGGATCGGGTTGTTCTGGCGACGGCGCATCAGCACGTCGATGATGTTGCGGATCTCGTCATCGCGCCCGACGATCGGGTCCATCTTGCCCGAGGAGGCCTGCGCGGTGAGGTCGACGCAGTAGCGATCGAGCGCGCCGGTGCCCTTGGAGGCGGTGTCGCCGCCCTCGCCGCCGCCGCCGGAGGAGAGGCCGGAGCCGTCCATCGGGCGCTGGTCTTCCTCTTCGGAGAGCGCCCAGACGCCGCGGGCGTCGTTGACCATGGTTTCGACGTTCAGCCCGCCGAGGGTGGGGGAGCACTCCTTGAGGGCGCGGAGCAGCTCCTTGCTCTTGAGGGTGGCGACCAGCAGGTGGCCGGTGCGGATCTGGGGTTCTGCGAAGAGCAGGGTGGCGTAGTGCCAGCCGCGATCGAGCAGGTCGATGACGCCCTCGGCGAAGCCGGGCATCTCGGTGACGTTCTTGCGGTAGTCGTCGATCTTTTTCTGCAGCTCGCCCAGCACCTTGGAGCGGTCGATGCCGTAGTTGTCGAGCGCGACCGAAATGTCGCTCTTCTGGTTGGCGACCATGTGGAAGAACCAATGGCTCACCTCGACATTGCGGTTGCCCTCGCTGCGGGCGTGGCGGTGGGCTTTCATGAAAGCGTCGTAGCCGGAGCGATTGAGCTTTCCGGCGACTGTTTCGAGGCTCACGTCTGACATGTCTGTTCCGTCCCTATTGAAATGCTTGTCTTGTTACTCGGTTTGAATGTTGCCGATCACAGCCTGATGAAGGCTGAAACGGGCGTCTGAAACATAATCGTCCTCACCTGACCCCGGCGTGTCGGACTTCAGCGGCGTCCAGGTGGTGTAGCCCAGCCGCCCCTTGGTGCCGAGCTGGGCCTTGGGGCACAGCTTGCGGGGCAGGGCGAGCTCGACATCGAAATCAATCTGCTCGCCCAGATAGAACCTTACCATATCTGCGAGCCGTTCAAACATGTCTCCGCCGGGCAGGAAGCTCTCGTAATCGTCGAGCTGCTCGGCGCGGATCTCGATGACGGCCTTGTCGTTGATCGAATAGACCCGGCTGCCGGCGTAGGTGTTGCGCCCGAGGTCGGCGCCGGTCTGGCCGATGCGGGAGAGGTCGCCCGCCTCGAATTCGAGCCAGATGCCCTCGCGCTCGCGGATCTTCACATCGACGCCGAGCACCCCCTCCAGCACCTGCTGGAGGCGCTTGGCGGATTTGACCCGGCTGCCCATGACCCCGGCATAGGGCAGCTTGGCGATGTCGGGCACGCGGTCGCGGTCGCGGTAGGGGGCGGTGCCGAGGCCGATGGTGGAGCCGACGTAGGCAGCGAAGCGGTCATCCTCGGGGCGGTCGAACTGGGCGATGGGGCGGGCATCGGCCCACACCCGGTGGAAGAGCTGGAGGAAGCGGGTGGCGAAGATGTCGGCGAAGCGGACGAAGGCGTCGTCGCCCGCGTCCTGCCAGCGCAGCGCCTCGACGGTGGTGAGGATCGGCAGCGGGCCCTGGGGGCCGAAGAAGCCGAGAAACTTGGTGCGCAGGCGCGGCACCTCGTCTTCGCGGACCTCGAAGGCCTTCACGTTGGAGGCGGGGAAATCGAGGAACGGGTCCTGGCCGACGCTGACGATTTCCTGCGCCAGCACCTGGCTGCGCCCGATGCGGGGCTTGTCGGGATACATCCGCTCCAGCTCGCGCAGCAGGGCGTGCAGGTTGAAGCGGTAGGGCTCGGTTTCGAGCATCTGACGCCGGGTGCGGGCCTCTTCGAGCGGAAGCGGCTTGGCCTCGTCGGCCCCGGAGCTGGCCCGCGCGCTCACAGCAGCGGCCCGGTGCCCGAGCGGGGCGTGAAGCGCATGACCTCGCCGCGACTGTCGGAGACGAGCACGGTTTCGGTGAAGCTGTTCATATGGGCGTAATCGGCAAAGAAGCGGTCGAGCACGGCGCCCAGCAGCATGATGCCGGTGCCCTCGAAGGCGCGTTCGTCGAACTTGAGCGTGACCTCGGTGCCGCGGGCGGCGTGGTAGCCGTCATCCCGGCGCAGGGAGCGGGTGATGGGGCGGGAGGCGATGCCGGTGATGCCGCGGATCTGGCGCTCGGTGACCGAATCGCCGATGTCGGAGAACAGGCCCAGCAGCTCGCGCAGACCGCCGGCGGGGTCGTCGGAGTGGCGGTCCTTCAGGCCGAGCTGGTTGAAGCTGAGCAGGTTGACCAGCCGCCACATGACCTCGCCGTGGTGGCCGATGCGGGGATCGTTGTGATCGAGGTCGGCGATCGACACGCGCGGCGGGGTGGGGCCGGAGATGCAGGCCAGCGGCACGTTCACATCGTCGGTCAGGCGGAAATCGACCTGGCTCTGGCCGATCGGCAGTTGCTGCACGAGGTGGCGGTTGGAGCAGAGCGCGATGACCTGAAGGCGCTGCACCCGCTCCTCGTCATCCAGCCCGGCAGGCTCGTAGATGCTGAGGTATGTTTCGGTGCCGACGTAATCGCCGCCAAAGCCGAAGCGCCGCTCTTTCTCGGTCAGGCGGCGGGGCTTGCGGGTGTGGTTGTAGTAGAGCGCGTCGCCCGGGCGCACCTCGCCGTCGGGCTGGGAGTAGAGCCGGTTGACGCGGACCTTTTTGCGCATGCCGGGATAGTGGGCGTAGACCTCCTTGATCCGCTGGACCTCGTAATTGACCGAGGGACTGGAGTCGGGGACGACGAGATATTCGTTGAACTTGGGGTCGGGGCGCACCCGGGAGCAGCGTTCCTCGAAGAGGTTGACGGCGGGGGCGGCGAAGAGGCGGAAGTTGGAGGGCTCGATCAGCGCCGCCAGCTTGGGCTGGCTCTTTGAGAACTCGATGATGACATCGAACATCGGCGCCGGGATGCGGGCCAGGAGGCGCTTGAGGCCGCAGAGGCGGAAGCCGAGGAACTTCTGCGGCAGGATCCAGTATTCGCGCAGGTGCGAGAAGCCCTCGAAGATCTTGTCTTCCTCGGGAAACAGCCGCTCGTCCTCGCGGAAGCCGACCTGCTCCAGAATGCCGGGCGGGCAGGGCAGGAAGACCGGGTCGCCGGAGCGGTCGAGGTAGCGCAGGGTGACGCGGCAGGTGTCGGCGAAGAGCTGTTCGTAGAGCGTGACCATGTCGGCGCGGGGGCCGTTGAGGTAGATCGGCAGCTCGTTGGCGAGGATCTCGTTGACCAGCGCGGGCTTGTCGCCCTTCTTGGGGGGCAGCTCGGGGTCGCGCTCGGAGTTGTCGGTGCGGCGCACGAGGCGCAGGCGCAGGCCGGCCGCGGTCTGGCGCATGACATCGAGCCCGAGCGCCTGCATTGGCCCCGGCGAGGGCATGTAGGTGGCGGTATCGAGATCAAGGGGCCAGAGGGTGAGCGGGGCCGCGAGGCGGAAGCGGGCCGACACGCGCTGCTCGCGCTCGACATAGGTGGCATCGAGATAGGCGCCGGCGTTGAAGCTCTCGCCCTTGACCAGATCCTTCTCGGTATAGTCCGGCTTGGCCTGCACGATCATCGCCGAGGGCGTGGGCGCGAGGTAGTCGGGCATGAGCTGTTCGAGCAGGGCGGTGGTGAAGGTTTCGAACTCGCCCTGCACGGCCACCTGGATGCGGGCGGCCATGAAGGCGGTGCCCTCGAACAGCCCGCCGAGCCCGGGATCGAGCTTGTCTTCGGTCAGCCCGCCGAGCCGCTCGGCGATGCCGGGATACTCCTCGGCAAACTCCTTGGACCGCTCGTAGAGGATGGCCAGCTCACGGTTGTAGGCGTTGAGGAATTCGCGGTTCATCCGGCGCCTTCTATATTTGAGAATTTCATCTTGCCGGAGCCTACGTCGATTTCCGCGACGAATTCGAGCGGAATATCAATCGGCTTGCAGGCCATTTCGGCGTTTATGTCGAACATCAGCTTCTGGTTCACGTCGTCGAATTCCTCGCGCAATTGCACGTCCATCGAGGAGGGGACAAAGCG of Oceanicola sp. 502str15 contains these proteins:
- a CDS encoding FlgO family outer membrane protein, which translates into the protein MTQVEAQSETVEVRVVCIRLFGVFALSWEDGDEIRVRSTKIRAMLAMLATAPEGTRTRAWLQDMLWGRSGHEHGRASLRRALTDLRGLFGEDFTELFEVNNSEVRLHLERIRITGTLEDGDFLEGTEIAEDGFAEWIQSQRKSNRTILSAVARTRPGRVAQEIMNRGMHLHPSIAILPFATARGYQGPVQLGDMISEEISRSLSRSHMLDVISHLSCRTLDARSVALVEIQEKLDADYVVAGNYRTQGDKLMVNADFIDTKTGRISWTREMQSSLSDFLRGGEGLVAGLAGEIGRAVMDTSLDLAASSPLPDVDSHALLMGSITLMHRLSVQSFAKSKTYLEEVIERVPESAVLHGWMGKWHVLSVVQGWSSRLDEDTATARDFTARALDLQADNSFALTMDGLVNNNLLKRHDVAMRRYDEAIELDPNNALAWLLKGVLHAFTDDGDRAVTFTNRARALSPLDPQAYYFDSLSAAARLAAHDYEGALELAERSMKANRRHVSTLRARIVALYHLDRMEEARASAETLLRADPGFNIRGYLRDHPAAEFGSGRDWARALREAGIPS
- a CDS encoding glycerate kinase, with the translated sequence MAEESETEHAARAAMRAEAELIFRAGVAAADPGAAVARALEAEGWQGRFVIAVGKAAPAMMRAALERVGPVEAALVVTNPENAQEVAGAEVMVAAHPVPDAGGLAAGEAVLEMLGRAGAGERVLALISGGGSALLPAPVAGVSLEDKAAVNAALLASGADIHKMNLVRQQLSRLKGGGFLRAAAPASVRALILSDVVGDDLSTIASGPTAPPIGSREAAAQMCRSLGIWEGLPESVRGHLGARAEALPPLPEARNEVIGSNAVSVAAMARAAPGARVMAEPLEGDVEEAAQVVLAAGEAGPGITLFGGETTVRLGPDPGAGGRNQQLALKLAELADWPGQWVFLSGGTDGRDGPTDAAGGMVDHGTRARLAAAEKVPADYLARNDAYHGLKLTGDLLITGGTGTNVADLQVLIRRG
- the tssH gene encoding type VI secretion system ATPase TssH; amino-acid sequence: MSDVSLETVAGKLNRSGYDAFMKAHRHARSEGNRNVEVSHWFFHMVANQKSDISVALDNYGIDRSKVLGELQKKIDDYRKNVTEMPGFAEGVIDLLDRGWHYATLLFAEPQIRTGHLLVATLKSKELLRALKECSPTLGGLNVETMVNDARGVWALSEEEDQRPMDGSGLSSGGGGEGGDTASKGTGALDRYCVDLTAQASSGKMDPIVGRDDEIRNIIDVLMRRRQNNPILTGEAGVGKTAVVEGFAQRLASGDVPPQLQGNRLMSLDMGLMQAGASMKGEFEQRLRQLIDEVQGSATPIILFIDETHTLIGAGGAAGTGDAANLMKPALARGTLRTIGATTWMEYQKYFEKDPALTRRFQPITVDEPDIERACYMLRGIMTPMENHHKVRISDEAIVAAVQLSSRYIPARQLPDKAVSLLDTASARVAISQSTTPAKVADLKATISKFEAELLGKERQSELGETADERIAEVQEEIEKAKADLAAAEKMYEDEKAIVQEVLELRAQLTGVGDGKLAVDKPGEVPPTPEEAHQAQDAADEAAEAGGEAAEAPAPVEVPEEHAAPATGDDAAKLREALAAKVAELDARDADDRMIYSHVDYQAVASVVGDWTGIPVGRMVADELQAILTLADRLKERVCGQDHGLEMIAKRIETSTAKLDNPGKPIGVFMLAGPSGVGKTETALALAEAIYGGEQNVITIAMSEYQEAHTVALLKGAPPGYVGYGEGGRLTEAVRRKPYSVVLLDEVEKAHPDVHELFFQVFDKGHMEDGSGRSIDFKNCLILLTSNAGTDVIMDMCAQGEARPDAEALAEALKPSLLEVFPPALLGRIVTIPYYPLSKDVLAMITKLKIGSIVKRVKGNHNATMTYSDAVIEHIVSQCNDPDSGGRMIDNIITQTILPDLSRAILEKAVGGDELKEIKVDVKDEAFDYQLA
- the tssG gene encoding type VI secretion system baseplate subunit TssG, producing MSARASSGADEAKPLPLEEARTRRQMLETEPYRFNLHALLRELERMYPDKPRIGRSQVLAQEIVSVGQDPFLDFPASNVKAFEVREDEVPRLRTKFLGFFGPQGPLPILTTVEALRWQDAGDDAFVRFADIFATRFLQLFHRVWADARPIAQFDRPEDDRFAAYVGSTIGLGTAPYRDRDRVPDIAKLPYAGVMGSRVKSAKRLQQVLEGVLGVDVKIREREGIWLEFEAGDLSRIGQTGADLGRNTYAGSRVYSINDKAVIEIRAEQLDDYESFLPGGDMFERLADMVRFYLGEQIDFDVELALPRKLCPKAQLGTKGRLGYTTWTPLKSDTPGSGEDDYVSDARFSLHQAVIGNIQTE
- the tssF gene encoding type VI secretion system baseplate subunit TssF codes for the protein MNREFLNAYNRELAILYERSKEFAEEYPGIAERLGGLTEDKLDPGLGGLFEGTAFMAARIQVAVQGEFETFTTALLEQLMPDYLAPTPSAMIVQAKPDYTEKDLVKGESFNAGAYLDATYVEREQRVSARFRLAAPLTLWPLDLDTATYMPSPGPMQALGLDVMRQTAAGLRLRLVRRTDNSERDPELPPKKGDKPALVNEILANELPIYLNGPRADMVTLYEQLFADTCRVTLRYLDRSGDPVFLPCPPGILEQVGFREDERLFPEEDKIFEGFSHLREYWILPQKFLGFRLCGLKRLLARIPAPMFDVIIEFSKSQPKLAALIEPSNFRLFAAPAVNLFEERCSRVRPDPKFNEYLVVPDSSPSVNYEVQRIKEVYAHYPGMRKKVRVNRLYSQPDGEVRPGDALYYNHTRKPRRLTEKERRFGFGGDYVGTETYLSIYEPAGLDDEERVQRLQVIALCSNRHLVQQLPIGQSQVDFRLTDDVNVPLACISGPTPPRVSIADLDHNDPRIGHHGEVMWRLVNLLSFNQLGLKDRHSDDPAGGLRELLGLFSDIGDSVTERQIRGITGIASRPITRSLRRDDGYHAARGTEVTLKFDERAFEGTGIMLLGAVLDRFFADYAHMNSFTETVLVSDSRGEVMRFTPRSGTGPLL